The following proteins are co-located in the Chaetodon trifascialis isolate fChaTrf1 chromosome 14, fChaTrf1.hap1, whole genome shotgun sequence genome:
- the LOC139342301 gene encoding nanos homolog 1-like: MDFLDRGYLEARSPYDYTFNFWNDYLGLSTLVAKNKINSPSCSPNSITESLKATLGLEDDSPVCSCVIGHGRDSDGHLECCCAAPGSPPISIYDLKERISLLRPYEHLAGDSPLGDRDSPSYRGSFAGLDLLSMDRRRKQTQRGKPEPKVCVFCRNNGAPEEVYGTHILKTADGRVLCPILRAYTCPLCSANGDNAHTIKYCPLSKDQASQRVAKGGRAPGKRLKIF, from the coding sequence atGGATTTTCTGGACCGCGGGTACCTGGAAGCGCGGTCTCCCTATGATTACACCTTTAATTTCTGGAACGACTACCTCGGCCTGTCGACACTTGTCGCCAAGAATAAGATCAACAGCCCTTCCTGCAGCCCCAACTCTATAACCGAGTCTCTTAAAGCGACCCTGGGCTTGGAGGACGACTCCCCGGTTTGCTCCTGCGTAATTGGGCACGGCAGGGACAGCGACGGACACTTGGAGTGCTGCTGCGCGGCCCCGGGCTCTCCGCCGATCTCCATCTATGATCTGAAGGAGCGCATCTCGCTCCTCAGGCCGTACGAGCACCTCGCTGGTGACTCGCCGCTGGGAGACAGGGATTCGCCCTCTTACAGGGGAAGCTTCGCCGGCCTCGACCTGCTCTCCATGGACAGAAGGCGCAAACAGACTCAGAGGGGCAAGCCGGAGCCGAAGGTGTGCGTCTTCTGTCGGAATAACGGCGCGCCGGAGGAAGTTTACGGCACCCACATCCTGAAGACGGCGGACGGCAGAGTCCTGTGCCCCATCCTCCGGGCGTACACCTGCCCCCTCTGCAGTGCCAACGGCGACAACGCGCACACCATCAAGTACTGCCCGCTTTCTAAAGACCAGGCGAGCCAGAGAGTGGCAAAGGGGGGCAGAGCGCCTGGCAAAAGGCTGAAAATCTTCTGA
- the neff2 gene encoding neurofilament light polypeptide, with protein sequence MSYDSYLSYRRPWDSFRGSHSTTKSSMSSSLFSSPRAPPSGKRILRLASSSLPDGSERMDLAQASSLNTELLGLRSQEREQLMDLNDRFATYIEKVRHLELQNRALLAELEALRRRQNDPSRLQMLYEGQARSLRAMIDSENGEKMRMEAERDYLRDVYEQMKERYEEELRRRMDAEEALQRAKEEASRATLSNCDAEATVVSLCDEMVFLKKVFAEEQAELQAQLQVANISVDVEVSRPDLSTALRDIRAQYERLANKNMQAAEDWYKSKFASVAEMASKNNEAVHAIREETMEYRRLLQSRSSEIEALRNVIDSLNKQLEDLEETQAKEVAKYQVRISELERDITDAKQEMARYLREYQDLLNVKMALDIEIAAYRKLLEGEEIRLAYPSLPALN encoded by the exons ATGAGCTACGATTCCTACCTCTCCTACCGCCGCCCTTGGGACAGCTTCAGAGGCTCCCACTCCACCACCAAATCCTCcatgtcttcctccctcttctcatcTCCTCGAGCTCCTCCGTCTGGGAAGAGGATCCTGAGGCTGGCCTCCTCTTCCCTGCCAGATGGGTCTGAGCGGATGGACCTGGCCCAGGCCAGCTCCCtcaacacagagctgctgggcCTGCGCTCCCAGGAGAGGGAGCAGCTAATGGACCTGAATGACCGCTTCGCCACCTATATCGAGAAGGTGAGGCACCTGGAGCTGCAGAACCGAGCCCTGCTGGCCGAGCTGGAGGCGCTGAGGAGGCGGCAGAACGACCCGTCCCGTCTGCAGATGCTGTATGAGGGCCAGGCGCGGAGTTTGAGGGCCATGATAGACTCAGAGAACGGGGAGAAGATGCGGATGGAGGCGGAGAGAGACTACCTGCGTGATGTGTATGAGCAGATGAAGGAGCGCTacgaggaggagctgaggcgGCGTATGGATGCTGAGGAGGCCCTGCAGAGGGCCAAGGAGGAGGCCAGCAGGGCCACGCTCTCCAACTGTGACGCCGAGGCCACGGTGGTCTCTCTGTGCGATGAGATGGTGTTCCTGAAGAAAGTCTTTGCAGAGGAgcaagcagagctgcaggcccAGCTGCAGGTGGCTAACATCAGCGTGGACGTGGAGGTGTCCCGGCCCGACCTGTCCACCGCCCTGCGAGACATCCGGGCGCAGTACGAGCGGCTGGCAAACAAGAACATGCAGGCCGCTGAGGACTGGTACAAGAGCAAGTTCGCGAGCGTGGCAGAGATGGCCAGCAAAAACAACGAGGCCGTGCACGCCATCCGGGAGGAGACCATGGAGTACCGGAGGCTGCTTCAGTCCCGCTCCTCGGAGATCGAAGCTCTCCGGAACGTCATCGACTCCCTAAATAAGCAACTGGAGGATCTGGAGGAGACGCAGGCCAAAGAGGTGGCAAAGTATCAG GTGAGGATAAGTGAGCTGGAGCGGGACATCACTGATGCCAAGCAGGAGATGGCGCGCTACCTGAGAGAGTACCAagaccttctcaatgtgaaGATGGCCCTTGACATTGAAATAGCTGCGTACAG aaaactTCTGGAGGGGGAAGAGATTCGACTGGCTTATCCATCCCTTCCCGCCCTAAACTAA
- the mrps26 gene encoding small ribosomal subunit protein mS26, whose translation MFQVIGGRAVQAARLLAPRRAVLVEAVRGRKSRTDTVAKSKEGRIKVPPRVDPVEMVVLKERYEEYRLIMRALRLEFKEEVLRKKYEEETGSLAEERARQEAEEHSALMAWNNQENLRLLKLRIQRIQKEKEEAEHKQVEAAIQRQQKEEELLKEKEMEILQLQEDAKNFITLENLDERIEEALDNPKNYNFAIDKQGRVVKQTMLQ comes from the exons ATGTTCCAAGTAATCGGCGGGAGGGCTGTGCAGGCGGCCCGGCTCCTCGCACCCAGGAGGGCCGTGCTCGTGGAGGCTGTCCGGGGCAGAAAGTCCCGCACCGACACGGTCGCCAAGTCCAAAGAGGGGCGAATCAAAGTGCCTCCTCGGGTCGACCCGGTGGAGATGGTCGTCCTCAAGGAGCGATACGAGGAGTACCGCCTGATCATGAGGGCGCTCCG CCTGGAGTTTAAGGAGGAGGTGCTTCGAAAGAAGTACGAGGAGGAGACGGGCTCCCTGGCAGAGGAGCGGGCGAGGCAGGAGGCGGAGGAGCACAGCGCCCTCATGGCCTGGAACAACCAGGAGAACCTCCGCTTGCTCAAACTCAG GATCCAGAGGATCcagaaggaaaaggaggaggccGAGCACAAGCAGGTAGAAGCTGCCATTCAGCGtcaacagaaggaggaggaactcctcaaagagaaagagatggaaattctgcagctgcag GAGGATGCGAAGAACTTCATCACACTGGAGAACTTGGATGAACGTATAGAAGAAGCTCTGGACAATCCAAAGAATTACAACTTTGCCATCGACAAACAAGGGAGGGTTGTTAAACAGACAATGCTGCAGTGA